The stretch of DNA TCGATTGCCGAATTGACCGACGCCCAAGCGGCTGAATTGATTCGTGGTGATGGGATCGACATTCTGGTCGATTTGGGCGGGCATACAGCGGGGAACCGGTTGGGGATCTTTGCTCGCAAACCCGCTCCCGTACAAGTGACGGGGACTGGTTATGGATGGACAACCGGTTTGCCAAGCATGGATTATCGATTGACCGACGCGATCGCCGATCCGCCGGGCGAGTCGCGGCGACACACCGAAGAGTTAGTAAGAATCCCACAAGGCATGCTTTGCTTCCAGCCGCCTACGACAGATCCGGACGTCACTCCCCTACCCGGTTCAAATGACGGCACCATCACGTTTGGCGGATTTCACCGTCACGTCAAACTCAACGAGCGAACGATGAAGTTGTGGGCGCGAATTTTAGTGCGTGTGCCCGGTTCGCGACTGATGCTCAAAGACCGCGCGTTTCGCCATGCGCATGTTATGCAGCGGACTCAGAATCTGTGTGACGCTTGCGGAATTCCGCGCGAACAAGTCCTTTGGGAGACTGGTTCCGATTCGCGGCGCGATCATCTAGCAATGTACGGCAAGGTCGACATCGCACTTGATACCTGGCCGTACAACGGTTCCACGACGACGTGTGAGGCACTGTGGATGGGCGTTCCCGTGGTAACGCTCGCCGGCGATTCATATGTTGGCCGCATGTCGGCCAGTTTATTAATGCAGGTGGGGCTCCTGGAACTCATTGCACAGACCGAGGACGAGTATGTGGATTGCGCCGTCCGTTTGGCCAGCGATATAGCGACATTGCAGCGGCTGCGTGGAGATCTACGTGACGTTATGAGTTCCTCTCCACTCTGTGATGGTCCAGGATACACCCGTGCCTTGGAAGCCTCGTATCGCGAGATGTGGCGCCGCTGGTGTGATGCGCGTCATTCGGCCAGGAGGGCGTCATGACGGTCGGGGAATCATTGGTCAATTCGGCGCTGCGTTTTCACCGCGCGGGTGAATACCGAATGGCGGAACAGTTCTACACGCAAATCCTCAATGAGACCCCCGCCCCGGCAGTGCATACGAATCTGGGGATTGTGAAACGGGCTTTGGGGGATTTCGAGGGCGCGATTGCTTGCTATCGCCGGGCCATTGAACTCGATGCGACTTGTTTTGAAGCGCACAACAATTTGGGCAACCTGTTGTGGAAACAAGGGCGGTTGGCCGAGGCGCTGGGTTCCCTGAAACAGGCAGCGTCGCTCAATCCCACAGCAGTCATGTCCCGTTGCACGCTGGGATTGATTCAGACGGAATTGGGGGAACTGGACGCAGCGATCGATGAGTTCCAAACCGCGTTGCGGATCGCACCGGAATTCGCGGAGACGCACAATGGCTTAGGCCGAGCCTTGCAGCTCCGTGGTGAATTCGCCCAAGCCTGTGTGGCCTATCGGCGGGCGATTCAACTCAAACCCGACTTCGCCGCAGCACACGTCAGCCTGGGCAATGCGCTGACTGCCTTACACCGTTTTGACGAAGCGTGCGAGCACTACCGGACCGCCTTACGGATCAATCCAGCAGAACGGACTGCTCGAGACAATCTGTTGATGGCCATGCAGTACGATCCAGAGTTTGATGTCGATGAACTCTTCGGTGCGCATTGCGAATTGGCACAGACGATGCAATGCGCGGCACCATCGGTGGTGCAGCATGACAATGACCCCGCTCCGCATCGCCGACTACGCATTGGATACGTCTCTCCCGATTTCCGCAAACACTCCGTCGCGTTTTTTATGAAGCCGATTTTGGCGAGACATGATCCGTCGGAAGTCGAAATATTTTGTTATGCCCAAGTCGCTCAGCCGGACGAAACCACGCAACGGATGCGAGAATTGGCCGGGAACTGGCGCTCGACCGTTGGCATGTCCGATGCTGCGGTGGTGGAGTTGATTCGTCGCGACCAGATCGACATCTTGGTCGATCTGGCTGGCCATACGGCCGGTAACCGGCTCGGCGTTTTTTCCCAGAAGCCGGCGCCGATTCAGGTGAGTTATTTGGGTTATGGAAATACAACCGGTCTAAGCAGTGTGGATTATTGGTTGACCGGCGCGGTTGCGGATCCCCCGGGGGAATCGCGGCGGCATACCGAAACTCTGATCCGACTGCAGCGTGGCATTGCCAGTTATGCCCCTCCGACAGTTGCCCCGGACGTTGCTCCGCCGCCATCGGTTCGCAATGGTTTTTTGACCTTCGGTTCCTTCAACAAGCGGGTCAAAATCAATCCCGCTGTCATTCGATTGTGGTCGCGGGTGTTGGAATCGCTGCCGACGTCACGCTTGGTGCTCAAGGACCGCGCCTATGCGTCGCAAGAAATGCGTGAGATCACCCTGGCGGAGTTTTTACGCTGCGGTGTTGAAGCGGAGCGGATTGATTTGATTCCACGGGCGGAATCGTTGCGCGACCATCTGCAGTTGTATTCGCAGATTGATGTGGCTCTCGATCCGTTCCCCTACGGCGGCTCGACGACGACATGCGAGGCGCTGTGGATGGGGGTTCCGGTGCTGACGTTACGCGGAAATTGCTACGTCAGCCGAATGACGTCCAGTTTGCTCACGCAAATTGGTCTAACCGGGTGCATCGCCGAAACACCGGATGATTTTGTGCGGCGTGCGATTGCTTGGGACGGGCAAGCGGACTGTCTGGCAGAGTTGCGGCGCGAGTTGCGAACCGTCTGTGCCGATTCTCCACTCTGCGATGCGACCGGTTACACACAGGAACTCGAAGCCGTCTATCGCACGATGTGGCAAACCTGGTGTGCTCAAAGCTCGTCATTGCGAATTCACGAACGTGCTATCGGCGGCCGCTAGGCGGCCACTCCTGGTGCCGAGTCGTCGCGTTTCGATGAACCCGCTGCCGCTGGTCCGGTCGCTGTTTGGCTGTGGACTGCCTGTTCGATGCGGAGGATCTGCTCATTCAATGCTGTGAACTGGATGTCGACGGTGGAGGTCGTTTGTTCGATGCCTCCGGAGACAATCGTGACGATTCCCAAAAACAGCAGCATTTGGCCGGCGGTCAGCACCAGCCATCCCATCGGAGCATAATGGGGCTTGTCCCCAAAAAATCCCCACAGTACAAACGTCGAGCCAATGGTCAAACTCAATACGCCGATGTAGGCCAGAATCTGCCCCAACACCATTAACGACCCACCACCCCGCTTGGCTGCCGGCTTGGGGGGAAGTTCTGGTTGGCGTGCGGCGGGTTGTTTTGTCTCGACGTTTTTTTTGTTGGAGCTCACTGGAGACGGATTTTTATCTTGTGGCTGAGATGGTGTTGCTTTGGCAATTGTCGCTGGAGGCAGTTCCTTGGTGGGCGGTGTCTTTTCGGACTCCGGTTCCTCAGGGGCGACGGGCCGCTTGGTGGGTGTCGAAGCTGTCAATTCATCCGTGGTCAGCGGCAGCGTCCGCGCCATGGCGAACTGCCCATCGAGGTCCTCGCTGACCGCAGGATCAGTAATATTGCCCAAATAGTCGACGGGCGACGCCGAGGTCTTAGGGTTGGAATCCTTGTCCAATACGGGGCCGTAGGGATCCAGAATCTCATCGCTGGCCCAACGTGCCAATAATTCCTGCGGGTCCTTTGGCATAGATTTTACCTCGGCGGGCTGTGATCGTGTCGTCGTGATTTCGTTCCCACAAGCGGCGCAGATCACGCGTTTGTGATCCGCCGACGCTTGGCCGGAGACGTTGGCCTGGCAATGTCCGCACCACATCCTTGTGATTCCGATTCAACAAACGATTGCGAATTGTGGACCCAGTAGACAATCTGCCGGACGCTGGCAGGCGGGTTTTAGAATGGTGAGTTTCCAGGATATCCTTGATATGACATCCGCTCCTGGATTAACGGCGGATTATCTATAGACTGCCAATCAACGCAAGACCGGTTCGCGGCTTCAATGCTTCAGGACGATTCAGTAGTTAAGATTGGGGGCATCGGTAGACCGTCGTTGATGTCTCTCGCAACATTGTTCCGAGGAGTGGATTGAGCATCTCTATGGCCTGTTTCTTAGCTGAACTTCCCTCCAAACTCGACTCCGTCCCCTTGCGGGCGGTCTCTGAAACCGCTAATCTCCTATCCCAAATGGGCGTCGATCCGTTGAGAAGGTTGACGGTCGCCGCTCATGTTTTGCCTCGACCCAATATGCTTCGAAGCGTCGCTGCAACTTGATAATAGCTCGTCAGTTACATCAGGTCTTGCGTGGCGGTTTGCACGTGTCTCCCGTCATAGTGATGGTGGTTGTGACCACGCGCCCAGGGCCAGGGTATTGCGACTGCCATAATGTTTGTCTCAAAAGTGACGTGTCCGTAGCGACGAATGATTCCGCCCCATGTCCTCAGCAAATCACAGAAACGATCGGATCGTGATCACCGGGATCGGCCTGACCGCTCCGAATGGAAACGATCTCGAAGAATACCGGGCAAATTTGCTCAACGGGGTTTCTGGCGTCGTTCCGTATGAAACACGCTACGTCGGCGAAGTCCTAGCAGGCGTCTGCCAATTTGACGAAACGCGTTACCAGCGCCGCAAAGAAGTCCGTCGCGGTACACGAGCAGGGTCTGTTTCGATTTATTGTGCTCAGGAGGCGATCGCCAAAAGCGGTTTGGACTGGGAGACGGTGCCCAAGGATCGCGTGGGCGTGTATATCGGCATTACGGAGCACGGCAACGTCGAAACGGAAAACGAGATCCACGAGATTTCGCAGTTCGACTACGACACCAAATTTTGGTCCCACCACCACAATCCACGGACCGTAGCCAATAACCCCGCCGGCGAAGTCGCGCTGAGCATGGGGATTACTGGCCCGCACTACACAATTGGCGCCGCCTGTGCAGCGGGGAACGCCGGATTCATTCAGGGACTGCAGATGCTGCGGTTGGGGGAAGTCGATCTGGCCATTGCCGGCGGCTCCTCGGAAAGCATTCACACATTCGGAATTTTCGCCAGTTTTGCCAGCCAAGGCGCTTTGGCCAAGCATGAGGACCCCACGAAGGCTTCGCGACCGTTTGACATGGATCGAAACGGCATCGTGGTCTCCGAAGGAGGCTGCCTCTGCACGCTGGAACGCCTACCTGACGCCCTGGCTCGCGGCGCGACGATTTACGGCGAAATCGTGGGCTATGCGATGAATACCGATGCCACCGACTTTGTGCTACCCAACGCCACGCGACAAGCAGAGTGCATTCACTTGGCGCTTTCCCGCGCGGGGCTTGGTCCGGGCGATATCGACATTGTCAGCAGTCATGCCACGGCGACCGAACAAGGCGATATCGAGGAATGCAAAGCTCTCTCGGCGGTATTTGGTGATTTTCCCGATGTGGCAATCAACAATACCAAGAGTTTTATCGGGCATGCCATGGGGGCGGCTGGGGCTTTGGAGCTGGCGGGAAATCTGCCTGCCTTTCAGGACGGCATCGCCCACGCTACAATCAACGTCGACAATTTGGACCCGAAATGCGGGTTGCCGCAAATTGTCGCCAATACACCGCGTCAACTCGACAAAGTGGATGTGATTTTGAATAACTCCTTCGGCATGCTGGGCATCAATTCGGTGTTGATCGTGAAACGGTATCAAGCGGGTTAGAGAGAAGGTCCCTTGCGAAGACCTCGGTCCCGTGACCACAGGCGCGTGCCAAAACGACACGACATAATAGGAATTTGGAGCTGTTGAATGAATCCGGAAGAAATCAGGCAAGCGATCCTGGAAATCTTAACCCGTATCGTGCCTGACGAGGACCTGTCGGAATTGGACGATTCTGTTTCGTTTCGCGAACAAATCGAACTCGACAGCATGGACTTTCTCGACATCGTGATGGAATTGCGCAAACAATACCGCGTGCAAATTCCCGAGGACGACTACATTCATCTCGACACGATGGACGGTACGGTCAATTACCTCACCCCGTTGATGCGCGATATTCAAAGCCCCGCGTAACGAAATCGATTCACACAAATAGGGTGCCACGGGCGGAATGTCTGTCTGTCAGGTCCTTGGAAAAAGACTGCTGGTCCAGCCAGCAGTGGCACCCGTCGATGTGAATTTCGTTGAATCTCTCAAGCCATTTCTCTTTGTGAAATCGTTGCTGAAATTGCCGTGCATTACGATACCGTCATCATCGGAGCCGGCATGTCCGGGCTGGCGGCGGGAATCCGGCTGGCTTATTACGGGCAGAGCGTGTGCGTGCTCGAACGGCACACCACGATCGGCGGGCTGAATTCGTTTTATCGGTTGCGCAACCGCAACTACGACGTCGGCATGCATGCGGTGACAAATTTCGCGCCGCCGGGCAGCAAGGTTGGACCGTTAAGCCGCGTCTTGCGGCAACTTCGCTTTCGCTGGGATGACTTCGACCTCCGCCCGCAGGTCGAATCGCTCGTTGCTTTCGGGGAGACCCGGCTGCGATTTTCCAACGAACTGCAGTTGTTCGTCGATCAAGTCGCCGATGCCTTTCCCGCACAAATTGACGGCTTTCAAAAACTGCTCCAGCGGATCGATGCACACGACGATTTGCCGCTCGACCAACAGCACCTCTCCGCCCGGCAGGTGATGGGCGAATCGATCACCGATCCGCAATTGATCGACATGATCCTGTGCCCCATCATGTTTTACGGCAGTGCCAGTCCGCGGGACATGGACTTCCATCAATTCGTGATCATGTTCAAAAGCATTTTCCACGAAGGTTTTTGCCGCCCGCTACAAGGCATCCGACCAATTCTGAAAGCGCTGGTGCGAAAGTACAAATCGCAGGGAGGCGAATTGAAACTGCGCGCGGGCGTAGCGTCAATTCAACTGGATGGCGAGCGCGCGGTGGGGGTCGTCTTGGATGACGGCACGGAAATCACGGCCGACAAGGTTCTCTCCTCAGCCGGTTATGTGGAGACGATGAACCTCTGCGCCGGCCAGCAACAGATCCTCACTCCCGAGGATCCGGGAAATGTGACGTTCGTCGAAGGTCAAATGATCATCGAAGAACAACCGGCCGATTTGGGGCATACGGAAACGATCATCTTTTATTGCGATTCCGAGCGGTTCCATTATGAGAGCCCCGATACGCCCTGCGATTTGCGGAGCGGGATTATCTGCTGCCCGAACAACTTCCAATACGACGAACCGCTTCCCGAAGGGATTATCCGCCTGACGGGGCTGGCGAATGGGGACTACTGGATGTCGCTGCCCGAAGACGAGTACCGGCAGCAAAAAGAACAGTGGTTTGACCGCATGGTCGCCGCCGCCGCGAAGTACATCCCGGATTACCGCGGCAAGGCGTTGGATACCGATGTCTTCACGCCCAAAACCATCAAGCACTTCACCGGTCACGTGAACGGTTGCGTCTATGGTGCTCCGCAAAAACGCCTCGACGGCACGACGCATCTTGAGAATCTGTATCTGTGCGGCACAGATCAAGGGTACCTGGGAATCGTGGGCTCGATGTTCTCGGGAATCACGATCGCGAATCTGCACTTGCTTAATCGTTGATGATGAGCGGTCAACGTATAGGCCTATCAGGATGGCTGCTGCCTGCAATCAGCCCGTAATCAGGCGAAACAGCATTGTGAAGCAACCAAGTAGCGCGGTGATGCCCAGAACGCCACCGATGTTAAGCAATGGTGCTTGAGCAAACGGGGTTCTCAGCCAGCGTTGCATGAAATTCGTCAGCTGGGGCATGAGGACCCATTGCAACAGGCTGACGCTCAAAATGTTGCCGAGCAATATCGTAACCGCCAACCCCAAGCCGGAAAACCACGGATTGATAAAGGCCGAAGTGAGCATCACGGTCGGGTACAATGCCAACAGCACAACCATGACCATCTTCCACCCTGGCAGTTGGCCGCTGGCAGCATCATCGTCATCAAGTCGTGCGAACCATGCGCCGAAACCGGTTGGCATTTTTTTAACCGAGAATTCACCGATCTCTTCACTAATCTTCGCTGCCTGGACACTTCTTTCTGAGGATTCATACCAGCGATCCAAGCTGTCCTGATCGGCAAAGGTCATCATGGCGACCCACTGATCGGAGTTGGTATCGGCAGGCGGATAAACCTGTGTCTTCACGTAACCAGGCGCCTGTTTGGCGACAAGCGTGATCTCCTCTTGCAGTTCCACAAACCGGTCTGTCAACTGCGGCGGAACCTGATGCACGATCACCATCGAGGCTTCGGCAGGCCGCACGTCGATGTCGGAAGTACAGACAGTACTCATGGCTGGGTTCTTTCTACAGTTTCGCACTCGCGGGCGAGTGTTGTGGATTCACGAAAGTCTCTTGGGGCGCCGCCAGCGGGAGCGGGTATGCTGCTTCTCGCGCTGTGTCTGTTGATTCCTTGCGATAGGCGCATTGGCCGGCGATCCAGGTTTCGGCCACGGAACGATCGTCGCTCAGTGCCATGATACCAAATAGAAGTTCGGCAGCCTCATCAATCGTGGCGGGACTACCAGTTTTTGTGGTGAGCGACTGACGCCAGCTGATGGCTTGCTGACCCGCCGTCCAGTCCAAGGCGACGAAATCGGCCTCTTTGCCTGGTTGGAAATTCCCGAGTAGATCATCAAGGTAAAGCGCCCGAGCTCCCCCTAATGTGGCCAGATAAAAGGCCCGATAAGGATTCAGCTTGTTGCGTTCGGCTTCGGCAAGGTCCTGCTGGAGCGGATTGACAGAACCATCGAGCATCGTGTTATTGCAGAGTCCGACTTTGTAAGCTTCGTCGAGCACCCGAATCAGACTGAATGCATTGCCTGCTCCCATATCGCTGCCGAGCGCCAACCGCACCGGGTGTTCCGGATCCAAGGCCCGGCCCAGTCGAAACAGACCGCTCCCCAAGAATAGATTCGACATGGGACAGAAGGCCAAGGCGGCTCCTGCTTGGGAGAACCGACGGAATTCGTCATTCGACAACCAGATACCATGACCGGCCGTAAACTTGGCTCCCAGCAATCCATGTTTCTCGTGCACCGCTGTGTAATCCGAGCATTCAGGGAACTCCGTTCGAGCGGCACGGACTTCGGTGGGATTCTCACTGATGTGCGTGTTGATCCAACAGTCCTCGTGCTCGCGCTTCAATTGAGCGGCGTAGGTCAACATCTCTTCGGTGCAGCCTACGGCAAATCGCGGGGTGATGGCGTATAGATTTCGACCGCAGCGGTGGTACTGCTCGATCAAACGTTTGCTCTCGCGATAAAAGTCATCGGCGGAGATCAACGTGTCCGGGGGAGCAAACTTATCAATGCCCGTCAGCCCGGCGATCACACGCATCTGTCGTCGCGCAGCTTCTTCAAAAAATGCCTCTGTCGAGACGGGGCTACTGGTGGTGAAAGCTTGGCAGGTGGTCGTTCCGCCGGCCAGCAATGCGTTAAAAAAGTGCTCTGCCGCCTCTTCAGCGTAATCGCGATCAGCGTATTTTTCCTCTTCGGGAAAAATCGAAGTTTGTAGCCAATCGAGCAACTGCGCTCCGTGGGCTCCCAAGACGCGCGTCTGGGGGAAGTGAATATGCCCGTCGATGAACCCGGGGAGGATCATCCGGTCACGGATATGAGTTAGCGGCACGCCGGAATATTTCTCGGCCAAATCAGCATAGGGGCCAAAATCGCGGATAATACCGTCTTCAATCACCAGCAGACCGTCCCGTTCAAATCGAGCGGCAGCACGATCATTCCCCAAATGCTTCCAGGGATCGTCGATGAAGTCGAAGAAACAGCCGCGGATTGCTGTATAAGAATTCATGGGGAACTGCTCCTGGGGATCGGCGGGTCTCTGAAAACAATGGTGATAATTGCAGGTCGACCGGCAGTGACCGGAGTCCGGGCTGATTTGAGTTCGATCGACTTTCGACTACGAAAGTGTCAAACCTTTGCTTATCACTCCGCCCGCGTCCAATCCAAGCGCTCCAAACGTGTTAGAGAGTTACATTCACGTATCGTCTGTGCGGTTTTCTCGGGATTGAAATTGTCAAATGGAACGGTATTTCCAGTTGTGACAGCAAACGAGGTTCTGGAACTAATTCTTAGCCACGGATGAACACAGATTAAACACGGATCAGAAATAAAAGAAACTCGCTCTCATTATCGGGGGGGGGAACAAGCCATTTATCCGTGTTTAATCTGTGTTCCATCTGTGGCTTATTGAACCTTCCGGTTTTTGCCGGAGAACATCACGAGATTGCGTGTTAGTCGCGATAACTCAGACAGCCTTGTAAATGCTTCGCTGGGCGTGTAAACCTGTGCACGGGCCTCTCGATTTTGGGGGGCGGACATGTATTAAGGCGGTGAAATGGCCTCTCCTCGGCGTAAAACTCGGACACAACGGACGACTCCCACGTTGAAAACGCCGCAAGGCGACGACTCATTGGTACGGCTGCAGAAGGTGTTGGCCTCGGCCGGATTTGGGTCGCGGCGGCATTGTGAGGAGTTTATCCAAAGCGGCCGCGTGACCGTGGACGGGAAAACCGTGGTCGAATTGGGCCTGCGGGTTGACCCGGCCAAGCAAAAGATCCAACTCGACGGCGAAACCGTGAACGTCGAGAAAAAGGTGTACTATGTGCTGAACAAACCGACGGGGTTTTTGTGCACACATAGCGATCCTGCGGGACGGCGGCGGGTGATCGATTTGTTCCCCAAAGCTAAGCAACGTCTGTTTACGGTTGGCCGTTTGGACGAAAACAGCGAAGGGCTGATTTTGGTGACCAATGACGGCGAATTCGCAAATCGCTTGGCGCATCCGCGGTATCGTGTCTCTCGCGTCTATGAAGTCCAGGTCGCTGGAATCCCGACGCCCGATATTTTGCGACAAATGCGGGAAGGCCTGCGATTCTCCGAGGGATATTTTCGCGTGGACCGGGCACGCCGCGTGCGGGTCAAAGGCAAGACGGCGGTGCTGCAATTGACGCTCAACCAAGGGCGCAATCGGGAAATTCGCCGATTGTTGGCGCGGCTGGGTCACAAGGTGATGAAATTGCGGCGGATCCAGTTTGGCCCGATCAAGCTGGGCAAAGTCAATTTGGGCGAACACCGGACGTTGACGCCGCACGAGGTCAAACAACTCGAAGCTTTGCTGGAAACAAAACGTGAGATCCGCAGCGGTCGGCCACCGCGCAAAAATGCCGCCCCAGCCAAGGGCAAACGGACTGCTCCAGCAAAAAGCAAAAGCGCAGCTCCGGCAAAAGGGAAACGCTCCTCCCCCGTGAAAGGGAAAGCCGCTGCGGCTGCGAAAAAACGTCCTCAACAAAAGGCTACGAAAAGTCGACGCCGATGATCGAACAAGCGCCTGACAATCTGCTACCCGGAATGATTCCGACCGCCGCCCAAGAAACGGCAACGGTCGTCGAGCAACGGGAATTGGCCCGTGACACGTATCTGGTACGCATTGCCGCTCCCGAATTAGCGGCACAGATTCTGCCGGGACAGTTTTTGATGATCCGCGCACTGCAAACCAGCGACCCATTATTGGGACGACCGTTTGCGGTGTATGACACGTATCTCGACGCGGCCGGTCGTCCGGCGGGTATCGATGTGGTGTACGCGGTGATCGGCAAGATGACAGGGCTGATGAGCCGTTGGACCGCAGGTGAACAGCTGCAGGTCTGGGGACCGCTAGGTAACGGATTTCCGTTGCCCGCAGAGGGCCGATTGATGATGGTTGCCGGCGGAATCGGCCAGACACCGTTTTTGGCTGTCGGGCAAGAAGCACTAGGCCAAAAAACCTACGGCCAACCGTTACGGCAACCAGAACAATTGCCGTCGGCGGTCACGC from Symmachiella dynata encodes:
- a CDS encoding tetratricopeptide repeat protein; its protein translation is MTVGESLVNSALRFHRAGEYRMAEQFYTQILNETPAPAVHTNLGIVKRALGDFEGAIACYRRAIELDATCFEAHNNLGNLLWKQGRLAEALGSLKQAASLNPTAVMSRCTLGLIQTELGELDAAIDEFQTALRIAPEFAETHNGLGRALQLRGEFAQACVAYRRAIQLKPDFAAAHVSLGNALTALHRFDEACEHYRTALRINPAERTARDNLLMAMQYDPEFDVDELFGAHCELAQTMQCAAPSVVQHDNDPAPHRRLRIGYVSPDFRKHSVAFFMKPILARHDPSEVEIFCYAQVAQPDETTQRMRELAGNWRSTVGMSDAAVVELIRRDQIDILVDLAGHTAGNRLGVFSQKPAPIQVSYLGYGNTTGLSSVDYWLTGAVADPPGESRRHTETLIRLQRGIASYAPPTVAPDVAPPPSVRNGFLTFGSFNKRVKINPAVIRLWSRVLESLPTSRLVLKDRAYASQEMREITLAEFLRCGVEAERIDLIPRAESLRDHLQLYSQIDVALDPFPYGGSTTTCEALWMGVPVLTLRGNCYVSRMTSSLLTQIGLTGCIAETPDDFVRRAIAWDGQADCLAELRRELRTVCADSPLCDATGYTQELEAVYRTMWQTWCAQSSSLRIHERAIGGR
- a CDS encoding beta-ketoacyl-[acyl-carrier-protein] synthase family protein; translation: MSSANHRNDRIVITGIGLTAPNGNDLEEYRANLLNGVSGVVPYETRYVGEVLAGVCQFDETRYQRRKEVRRGTRAGSVSIYCAQEAIAKSGLDWETVPKDRVGVYIGITEHGNVETENEIHEISQFDYDTKFWSHHHNPRTVANNPAGEVALSMGITGPHYTIGAACAAGNAGFIQGLQMLRLGEVDLAIAGGSSESIHTFGIFASFASQGALAKHEDPTKASRPFDMDRNGIVVSEGGCLCTLERLPDALARGATIYGEIVGYAMNTDATDFVLPNATRQAECIHLALSRAGLGPGDIDIVSSHATATEQGDIEECKALSAVFGDFPDVAINNTKSFIGHAMGAAGALELAGNLPAFQDGIAHATINVDNLDPKCGLPQIVANTPRQLDKVDVILNNSFGMLGINSVLIVKRYQAG
- a CDS encoding acyl carrier protein, giving the protein MNPEEIRQAILEILTRIVPDEDLSELDDSVSFREQIELDSMDFLDIVMELRKQYRVQIPEDDYIHLDTMDGTVNYLTPLMRDIQSPA
- a CDS encoding phytoene desaturase family protein — protein: MHYDTVIIGAGMSGLAAGIRLAYYGQSVCVLERHTTIGGLNSFYRLRNRNYDVGMHAVTNFAPPGSKVGPLSRVLRQLRFRWDDFDLRPQVESLVAFGETRLRFSNELQLFVDQVADAFPAQIDGFQKLLQRIDAHDDLPLDQQHLSARQVMGESITDPQLIDMILCPIMFYGSASPRDMDFHQFVIMFKSIFHEGFCRPLQGIRPILKALVRKYKSQGGELKLRAGVASIQLDGERAVGVVLDDGTEITADKVLSSAGYVETMNLCAGQQQILTPEDPGNVTFVEGQMIIEEQPADLGHTETIIFYCDSERFHYESPDTPCDLRSGIICCPNNFQYDEPLPEGIIRLTGLANGDYWMSLPEDEYRQQKEQWFDRMVAAAAKYIPDYRGKALDTDVFTPKTIKHFTGHVNGCVYGAPQKRLDGTTHLENLYLCGTDQGYLGIVGSMFSGITIANLHLLNR
- the guaD gene encoding guanine deaminase — encoded protein: MNSYTAIRGCFFDFIDDPWKHLGNDRAAARFERDGLLVIEDGIIRDFGPYADLAEKYSGVPLTHIRDRMILPGFIDGHIHFPQTRVLGAHGAQLLDWLQTSIFPEEEKYADRDYAEEAAEHFFNALLAGGTTTCQAFTTSSPVSTEAFFEEAARRQMRVIAGLTGIDKFAPPDTLISADDFYRESKRLIEQYHRCGRNLYAITPRFAVGCTEEMLTYAAQLKREHEDCWINTHISENPTEVRAARTEFPECSDYTAVHEKHGLLGAKFTAGHGIWLSNDEFRRFSQAGAALAFCPMSNLFLGSGLFRLGRALDPEHPVRLALGSDMGAGNAFSLIRVLDEAYKVGLCNNTMLDGSVNPLQQDLAEAERNKLNPYRAFYLATLGGARALYLDDLLGNFQPGKEADFVALDWTAGQQAISWRQSLTTKTGSPATIDEAAELLFGIMALSDDRSVAETWIAGQCAYRKESTDTAREAAYPLPLAAPQETFVNPQHSPASAKL
- a CDS encoding pseudouridine synthase, which translates into the protein MASPRRKTRTQRTTPTLKTPQGDDSLVRLQKVLASAGFGSRRHCEEFIQSGRVTVDGKTVVELGLRVDPAKQKIQLDGETVNVEKKVYYVLNKPTGFLCTHSDPAGRRRVIDLFPKAKQRLFTVGRLDENSEGLILVTNDGEFANRLAHPRYRVSRVYEVQVAGIPTPDILRQMREGLRFSEGYFRVDRARRVRVKGKTAVLQLTLNQGRNREIRRLLARLGHKVMKLRRIQFGPIKLGKVNLGEHRTLTPHEVKQLEALLETKREIRSGRPPRKNAAPAKGKRTAPAKSKSAAPAKGKRSSPVKGKAAAAAKKRPQQKATKSRRR
- a CDS encoding dihydroorotate dehydrogenase electron transfer subunit; protein product: MIEQAPDNLLPGMIPTAAQETATVVEQRELARDTYLVRIAAPELAAQILPGQFLMIRALQTSDPLLGRPFAVYDTYLDAAGRPAGIDVVYAVIGKMTGLMSRWTAGEQLQVWGPLGNGFPLPAEGRLMMVAGGIGQTPFLAVGQEALGQKTYGQPLRQPEQLPSAVTLCYGARSAEYLAGLEDFQRAGIEVRVATDDGSQGHHGFVTDLLKQALDGDDPPTVVYCCGPEPMMHAVSEIIAAAGVRGFVSLESPMACGFGACFSCVTRVRMDDGEWDYRRTCVEGPVFPADRIVF